The Paenibacillus sp. FSL H7-0357 nucleotide sequence GGCGCACTGGAAACCATCCGTTATGCCCAGCGGTACCCTGAAGAGGTGAAAGGGATTCTGCTGATTGACGGTGGAAGTCCTGAATACTATGAGTCCAGTCCGGAGCTTAAACTAGTGTCCGGAATTTACAAGGGGCTTCGGGCGACCGGTATATTGCGTGCATTATATCATGTGAACGGATTCGCAGAATGGGTAGCGAGTGACAGCAATGGGGATAAGCTGCTGCCCGAGAAGCTGAAGGAAATAAACCGCAAAGCGGTACTGCTGCTGGCGGGCAACCGGAATATGACCGATGAAATTCGCCAGAGTCAAGAGAATGCCCGCGTCGTGTTGGCTGGCAGCAAACCGCTTCCGATTCCTGTCACTGTCTTGACTGCCGACTATTTCGGCAAGCTTGACGATGATGCCTCATGGATGGACAGCCAAGCAGTTCTTCCTGAATGGTCCGTCAAGGGCAAACAAATCATCGTGCCTGACAGCTCCCATTACATTCACAGCTATCAGCCTGAGCGGGTTGTTGAAGAACTGCTGCAGTTAATTGAAGGGGAATAAGCTGATTCATGTAAAAGAGGGTACACCTTGCCGGGTGTACCCTCTTTTTTCATATGGCTGCAAGGCATAAACTCTAGATCAGACGATATCCGGCAGGCAGCTCTCCGCTGTCGCGGATATT carries:
- a CDS encoding alpha/beta fold hydrolase; its protein translation is MLKRRGVKITLCLLAALIVLAGLGAAYQWYGSTQDRKNYSPAGSLYQVKGGKMHLYTEGAGSTTVVFAAGWGTANPYADFSPLYEGLRQHAKIAVYDRFGYGYSDLTGRKRDIDSITDEVHELLQVSGQQPPYLFVGHSLGALETIRYAQRYPEEVKGILLIDGGSPEYYESSPELKLVSGIYKGLRATGILRALYHVNGFAEWVASDSNGDKLLPEKLKEINRKAVLLLAGNRNMTDEIRQSQENARVVLAGSKPLPIPVTVLTADYFGKLDDDASWMDSQAVLPEWSVKGKQIIVPDSSHYIHSYQPERVVEELLQLIEGE